A window of the Diabrotica undecimpunctata isolate CICGRU chromosome 1, icDiaUnde3, whole genome shotgun sequence genome harbors these coding sequences:
- the LOC140431860 gene encoding ceramide-1-phosphate transfer protein: MAQNSEQFDIKIVKNNFEASLLDDDDVRLQEYLDSFDELNKFFTLMGRMFGFVSKDLKAKIDILRKFIEESQENFISAKSMIIYEKENDLLNKKKYVSGSRTLLRLHRGLDFIRLFLEKLKDIKNEEGTSTICRSAYDQTLSKHHPYLIRSGAQVAIYTLPTKEVLLERVCGDEKVILEAMELLPHTLEITALVYDRLENMYTEHKLHDLP; encoded by the exons ATGGCTCAAAATAGCGAACAATTTGATATTAAAATagtcaaaaataattttgaagCATCTTTACTAGATGACGACGATGTTCGCTTACAGGAATATTTAGATAGTTTTGATGAACTTAACAA ATTTTTTACCTTAATGGGGAGGATGTTTGGATTTGTtagtaaagatttaaaagcaaaaatTGATATTTTGAGAAAGTTCATTGAAGAATCACAAGAGAATTTCATCAGTGCTAAATCTATGATAATTTATGAAAAGGAGAatgatttattaaacaaaaagaaatacGTTTCCGGGTCCAGGACATTACTTAGGTTACATCGAGGTCTAG ATTTTATCAGACTATTCCTGGAAAAGCTTAAAGACATCAAGAATGAAGAAGGTACCTCAACTATATGTAGATCAGCATATGATCAAACATTATCGAAACATCATCCTTACCTGATCAGGTCTGGGGCACAAGTAGCAATTTATACACTGCCTACTAAAGAAGTATTACTAGAAAGA GTATGTGGAGATGAAAAAGTTATACTGGAAGCAATGGAATTACTACCGCACACTTTAGAAATCACTGCTCTTGTGTATGATAGGTTGGAAAACATGTATACTGAACATAAACTTCACGATCTTCCTTAA